A part of Pararoseomonas sp. SCSIO 73927 genomic DNA contains:
- a CDS encoding DUF4169 family protein, whose translation MAEIVNLNRARKARDRAAAETEAAANRAAHGRTRAERAKDAEAKAKRDALLDGARLEKPGGE comes from the coding sequence ATGGCCGAGATCGTCAACCTGAACCGGGCCCGAAAGGCGCGCGACCGCGCGGCGGCGGAGACAGAGGCGGCGGCCAACCGCGCGGCCCACGGGCGCACCCGGGCGGAACGGGCGAAGGACGCCGAGGCGAAGGCGAAACGGGACGCGCTGCTGGACGGGGCGCGGCTGGAGAAGCCGGGCGGAGAGTGA
- a CDS encoding dienelactone hydrolase family protein, which produces MQIELTAADGHRLSAWRAGPADAARALVVVQEIFGVNPHMRRLSDHLGSLGWAVITPALFDRAERGVELGYEAADRDRGLALRKMVPDDKVMLDVEAAAAALPAGAARGIIGYCWGGTIAWWGATRSRAFRAAVGYYGGGIAGTRTEAPNCPVQLHFGAEDGSIPLSDVELVRQAQPGVEVFVYPGAGHGFACEDRGSYDPAATELAEGRALAFLGQHMG; this is translated from the coding sequence ATGCAGATCGAGTTGACCGCCGCCGACGGCCACCGCCTCTCGGCCTGGCGGGCCGGTCCCGCGGACGCGGCCCGCGCGCTGGTGGTGGTGCAGGAGATCTTCGGGGTGAACCCCCACATGCGGCGCCTGTCCGACCATCTGGGAAGCCTCGGCTGGGCCGTGATCACCCCCGCCCTGTTCGACCGGGCGGAGCGCGGCGTGGAGCTCGGCTACGAGGCGGCGGACCGGGACCGCGGCCTGGCGCTGCGGAAGATGGTCCCGGACGACAAGGTGATGCTGGACGTGGAGGCCGCGGCGGCCGCCCTGCCGGCCGGCGCCGCGCGCGGCATCATCGGCTACTGCTGGGGCGGCACGATCGCCTGGTGGGGCGCCACCCGCTCCCGCGCCTTCCGCGCCGCGGTCGGCTACTACGGCGGCGGCATCGCGGGAACGCGGACGGAAGCGCCGAACTGCCCGGTTCAGCTCCATTTCGGGGCGGAGGACGGGAGCATTCCCCTCTCGGACGTGGAGCTGGTGCGGCAGGCGCAGCCCGGCGTGGAGGTCTTCGTTTATCCCGGCGCCGGCCACGGCTTTGCCTGCGAGGACCGCGGCAGCTACGATCCGGCGGCAACCGAGCTGGCGGAGGGGCGTGCCCTCGCCTTCCTCGGCCAGCACATGGGCTAG
- a CDS encoding P1 family peptidase encodes MAQDAGPPPMIGAITEVPGIRVGHFTEARRPTGCTVILAEEGAVAGVDVRGAAPGTRETDLLDPANLVERVHAVLLSGGSAFGLDAASGVMRWLEERGIGFAAGPARVPIVPAAVLFDLAVGDHRIRPDAAAGYAACEAASAEAPAEGSVGAGTGATVGKLYGMARAMKGGIGTASVRVGAITVGAIVAVNAVGDVIDPRTGAVLAGARDAEGRRPIGATEAVLRGELPPPMQAGMATTIGVVATDATLTKAQCRRLAGAAHDGLARSIDPIHTMSDGDTIFALATGRSGLPGNMMALGAIVPRVMAAAVQRAVRAARAVGGSPPGMLELG; translated from the coding sequence ATGGCCCAGGACGCCGGCCCGCCCCCGATGATCGGCGCCATCACCGAGGTGCCGGGCATCCGCGTCGGCCACTTCACGGAGGCGCGGCGGCCGACGGGCTGCACCGTGATCCTGGCGGAGGAGGGCGCGGTGGCCGGTGTGGACGTGCGCGGGGCCGCCCCGGGCACGCGGGAGACGGACCTGCTGGACCCCGCCAACCTCGTGGAGAGGGTGCACGCCGTGCTGCTCTCCGGCGGCTCCGCCTTCGGGCTGGACGCGGCGTCGGGGGTGATGCGCTGGCTGGAGGAGAGGGGAATCGGCTTCGCGGCCGGGCCGGCGCGGGTGCCGATCGTGCCGGCGGCGGTGCTGTTCGACCTGGCCGTGGGGGATCACCGGATCCGCCCGGACGCGGCGGCGGGCTACGCGGCCTGCGAGGCGGCCTCGGCCGAGGCGCCGGCGGAGGGCAGCGTGGGGGCCGGCACCGGGGCGACGGTGGGCAAGCTCTACGGCATGGCGCGGGCCATGAAGGGCGGGATCGGCACGGCCTCGGTGCGGGTGGGGGCGATCACCGTGGGCGCGATCGTGGCGGTGAACGCGGTGGGGGACGTGATCGACCCGCGCACCGGCGCCGTGCTGGCCGGCGCGCGGGACGCGGAGGGGCGGCGCCCCATCGGCGCGACGGAGGCGGTGCTGCGGGGCGAGCTGCCGCCGCCGATGCAGGCGGGCATGGCCACCACCATCGGCGTGGTGGCGACGGATGCCACCCTGACGAAGGCACAGTGCCGGCGCCTGGCCGGGGCCGCACATGACGGGCTGGCCCGCAGCATCGACCCCATCCACACCATGTCCGACGGGGACACGATCTTCGCCCTGGCGACCGGAAGGAGCGGGCTGCCGGGGAACATGATGGCGCTGGGCGCGATCGTGCCGCGGGTGATGGCGGCGGCGGTGCAGCGCGCCGTGCGGGCCGCCCGGGCGGTGGGGGGAAGCCCGCCGGGAATGCTGGAGCTGGGCTAG
- a CDS encoding DUF1028 domain-containing protein, translating to MTFSLLGRCARTGMIGAAGATSDLAVGARIQHVVPGIGAVLTQHRTDPRLGPRGLALLRSGCTAEATVAALVASTPHAEWRQLAALDAAGGTAHHHGARVKPEREAAHGRDCVALGNILASEAVPAAMVRGFEADPGAPLGDRLLAALAAGEAAGGEHGPVLSAVLEVWGEEDFALADLRVDRATDPVAELAGLWRDWAPKIDEFVLRVLDPDRARGGAAGSLPAQGGAA from the coding sequence ATGACCTTCTCGCTCCTCGGCCGCTGCGCGCGCACGGGCATGATCGGCGCGGCGGGCGCCACCTCCGACCTCGCCGTCGGGGCGCGCATCCAGCACGTGGTACCGGGCATCGGGGCGGTGCTGACGCAGCACCGGACCGATCCGCGCCTGGGGCCGCGCGGGCTGGCGCTGCTGCGAAGCGGCTGCACGGCGGAGGCGACGGTGGCGGCGCTGGTGGCCTCCACGCCCCACGCCGAGTGGCGGCAGCTCGCCGCGCTGGACGCGGCCGGGGGCACGGCGCACCACCACGGGGCGCGGGTGAAGCCGGAGCGGGAAGCGGCCCACGGGCGGGACTGCGTGGCGCTGGGCAACATCCTGGCGAGCGAGGCGGTGCCGGCGGCGATGGTGCGGGGCTTCGAGGCGGATCCCGGGGCGCCGCTGGGGGACCGGCTGCTGGCGGCGCTGGCGGCGGGCGAGGCGGCGGGGGGCGAGCACGGGCCGGTCCTCTCGGCCGTGCTGGAGGTCTGGGGGGAGGAGGACTTCGCGCTGGCCGACCTGCGGGTGGACCGCGCGACCGATCCGGTCGCGGAGCTGGCCGGGCTGTGGCGGGACTGGGCGCCGAAGATCGACGAGTTCGTGCTGCGGGTGCTGGACCCGGATCGGGCGCGGGGCGGGGCCGCCGGCTCGCTCCCCGCGCAGGGGGGCGCCGCTTGA
- a CDS encoding YjbH domain-containing protein, translating into MRAARLALLLGPLALPAGGEEIPATGGSFGGAGLVETRNARFREDGTLEAGGTYRHQRRFWFANFQALPFLETTFRLTERLNATTGRGSTTDRAFDVKLRLLEEGPWNPAVAVGLQDVIGTGIYGGEYLVASRRWGPLDVSLGLGWGRLGTRGVLNNPLADLSDRFRTRPRDVGRGGTPRLDFFRGEDVSPFGGVEYSIPPLETPWGTLDGLRAKAEWSGDALRDERGGYPARRDSLRGRARSPVNLGLQWQGEYVDASLAFVHGTDALVRVSLRMDPANPPQAPRLRPVPAMPARQPPAGDEDGRARTVFDALRQAGFRPLAYEERGIEARIAVSDGNQRTLPGVASRVLRAVNGILPPGVESLRLSWWQAGAETGAILIPRQALEAAATPFGSVEEAWSATTLLPATGPDFTQDWPGAFTEPGPSWDLVLEPRLNLQLGDPSRTLRYQGAAAAGARVEFGHGISAAGALQQAVFGNLDRGLPSDSRLPRVRSDYALYARDGKTSIPGLYAERVWNLAPDTFARATAGLLEPMFGGVSAEVLWRPADRGLAIGLDLNFVQQRDTKGLFAFRNYNVATGHLSLYADLPVWNLYGILRAGRYLAGDWGATIEMGRRFDSGIEVGGFATFTNVPFSRFGEGSFDKGIYVRVPLSLFGTDSRGTGTAVIRPVQRDGGQRLAVDNPLWEVTRAGRADAVRRGVADFAR; encoded by the coding sequence ATGCGCGCTGCCCGGCTCGCCCTGCTGCTCGGCCCCCTCGCCCTGCCCGCGGGCGGGGAAGAGATACCGGCCACGGGCGGCAGCTTCGGTGGCGCCGGGCTGGTCGAGACGCGGAACGCCCGCTTCCGCGAGGACGGCACGCTGGAGGCCGGCGGCACCTACCGGCACCAGCGCCGCTTCTGGTTCGCGAACTTCCAGGCCCTGCCCTTCCTGGAAACCACCTTTCGCCTGACGGAGCGCCTGAACGCCACCACCGGCCGCGGCAGCACCACGGACCGCGCCTTCGACGTGAAGCTGCGCCTGCTGGAGGAAGGCCCGTGGAACCCCGCCGTGGCGGTGGGGCTGCAGGACGTGATCGGCACCGGGATCTACGGCGGGGAATACCTCGTCGCCTCCCGCCGCTGGGGGCCGCTGGACGTCTCCCTCGGGCTGGGATGGGGCCGGCTCGGCACCCGGGGAGTGCTGAACAACCCGCTGGCCGACCTCTCCGACCGCTTCCGCACCCGCCCGCGCGATGTCGGCCGCGGCGGCACCCCGCGCCTGGACTTCTTTCGGGGCGAGGACGTCTCCCCTTTCGGCGGGGTGGAGTACAGCATCCCGCCGCTGGAGACGCCCTGGGGCACCCTCGACGGCCTGCGCGCCAAGGCCGAGTGGTCCGGCGACGCCCTGCGCGACGAGCGCGGCGGCTACCCCGCGCGCCGGGACAGCCTTCGCGGCCGCGCCCGCAGCCCCGTCAACCTCGGCCTGCAGTGGCAGGGCGAGTACGTGGACGCCTCCCTCGCCTTCGTGCACGGCACGGACGCGCTGGTGCGCGTCTCCCTCCGCATGGACCCGGCGAACCCGCCCCAGGCCCCACGCCTGCGCCCGGTGCCCGCCATGCCCGCCCGCCAGCCTCCCGCGGGGGATGAGGACGGGCGCGCCCGCACGGTCTTCGACGCCCTGCGGCAAGCCGGCTTCCGCCCCCTCGCCTACGAGGAGCGCGGCATCGAGGCCCGCATCGCCGTCTCCGACGGCAACCAGCGCACCCTACCCGGCGTCGCCTCCCGCGTGCTGCGCGCCGTGAACGGCATCCTGCCACCCGGCGTGGAATCCCTCCGCCTCTCCTGGTGGCAGGCGGGAGCGGAGACGGGCGCCATCCTCATCCCGCGCCAGGCGCTGGAAGCGGCCGCCACCCCCTTCGGCAGCGTCGAGGAGGCCTGGTCCGCCACCACCCTCCTCCCCGCCACCGGCCCGGACTTCACGCAGGACTGGCCCGGCGCCTTCACCGAGCCCGGCCCGAGTTGGGACCTTGTGCTGGAGCCCCGGCTGAACCTCCAGCTCGGCGATCCCTCCCGCACGCTCCGCTACCAGGGCGCCGCCGCCGCGGGCGCCCGCGTGGAGTTCGGCCACGGCATCAGCGCCGCCGGCGCGCTGCAGCAGGCGGTCTTCGGCAACCTCGACCGCGGCCTGCCCTCGGACAGCCGGCTCCCCCGCGTCCGCAGCGACTACGCCCTCTACGCGCGCGACGGGAAGACCTCGATCCCCGGCCTCTACGCCGAGCGCGTCTGGAACCTCGCCCCCGACACCTTCGCCCGCGCCACCGCCGGCCTGCTGGAACCTATGTTCGGCGGCGTCTCCGCCGAGGTGCTGTGGCGCCCCGCCGACCGCGGCCTCGCCATCGGGCTGGACCTGAACTTCGTCCAGCAGCGCGACACGAAGGGCCTCTTCGCCTTCCGCAACTACAACGTGGCCACCGGCCACCTCTCGCTCTACGCCGACCTTCCGGTCTGGAACCTCTACGGCATCCTCCGCGCGGGCCGCTACCTGGCCGGCGACTGGGGCGCCACGATCGAGATGGGCCGGCGCTTCGACAGCGGCATCGAGGTCGGCGGCTTCGCCACCTTCACCAACGTCCCCTTCTCCCGCTTCGGCGAGGGATCCTTCGACAAGGGCATCTACGTCCGCGTCCCCCTCTCCCTCTTCGGCACGGATTCCCGCGGCACGGGCACCGCCGTGATCCGCCCCGTGCAGCGCGACGGCGGCCAGCGCCTGGCCGTGGACAACCCGCTGTGGGAAGTCACCCGCGCCGGGCGCGCGGACGCCGTGCGGCGCGGGGTGGCGGACTTCGCGCGCTGA
- a CDS encoding tripartite tricarboxylate transporter substrate binding protein, producing MNIGRRHLLGASASLLAAPALAQAEWAPSRPIRFIIPFAAGGATDVVARVLADRMGERLGQAVVVENRAGSGGNIGMENAARSAADGTTIVMGTTGTLTINGHLYANTGFDAAKDFAPVGMAFATDHVLIVNERVPARTAQEFIAYLRENPGKVSFGTAGAGSSTHMVAELFRLAARVDVTHVPYRGSAPALNDTVAGNVQFMLDQLPSAIGMVQGNKVRALATTGPNRSLPEVPTMKEIGLPAAEATSWGAVLAPAGTPAPVVGRLNAILREALADPAIQQRLKAAGADAVSSTPDELKARMAQETETWGRVVREAKITVN from the coding sequence ATGAACATCGGCCGACGTCATCTTCTCGGCGCTTCCGCATCGCTCCTCGCCGCCCCCGCGCTCGCGCAGGCGGAATGGGCGCCCAGCCGCCCGATCCGCTTCATCATCCCCTTCGCCGCCGGCGGCGCGACGGACGTGGTGGCGCGCGTGCTGGCGGACCGCATGGGCGAGCGGCTGGGCCAGGCCGTGGTGGTGGAGAACCGCGCGGGATCGGGCGGCAACATCGGGATGGAGAACGCCGCGCGCTCCGCCGCCGACGGCACCACCATCGTCATGGGCACCACGGGCACGCTGACGATCAACGGGCACCTCTACGCCAACACCGGCTTCGACGCGGCGAAGGACTTCGCCCCGGTGGGCATGGCCTTCGCCACGGACCACGTGCTGATCGTGAACGAGCGCGTGCCCGCCCGCACGGCGCAGGAGTTCATCGCCTACCTGCGGGAGAACCCGGGCAAGGTGAGCTTCGGCACGGCCGGCGCCGGCTCCTCCACCCACATGGTGGCGGAGCTGTTCCGGCTGGCCGCCCGGGTGGACGTGACGCACGTGCCCTACCGCGGCAGCGCCCCGGCGCTGAACGACACGGTGGCGGGGAACGTGCAGTTCATGCTGGACCAGCTCCCCTCCGCCATCGGCATGGTCCAGGGCAACAAGGTGCGGGCGCTGGCGACCACCGGCCCGAACCGTTCGCTGCCCGAGGTGCCGACGATGAAGGAGATCGGGCTGCCCGCGGCCGAGGCCACCTCCTGGGGCGCGGTGCTGGCGCCGGCCGGCACGCCGGCGCCGGTGGTGGGCCGCCTCAACGCGATCCTGCGCGAGGCGCTGGCGGATCCGGCGATCCAGCAGCGGTTGAAGGCGGCGGGGGCGGATGCGGTGTCCTCCACGCCCGACGAGCTGAAGGCGAGGATGGCGCAGGAGACGGAGACCTGGGGGCGCGTGGTGCGCGAGGCGAAGATCACCGTGAACTGA
- a CDS encoding sugar phosphate isomerase/epimerase, producing MGVAGPLSLNTVTVKEKWGLAECIEGCARHGIAGISPWRDVLQAMGVEKAARAIRDAGLSVSGLCRGGMFPAADAAGRAAAIEDNRRAIAEAHALSAACLVMVCGGLPAGSKDLDGARHMVRDGLHAIMEEARAAGVTIALEPLHPMTCADRSVLSTLGQALDLCDELGAGSGVALDVYHVWWDPALRAGIERAGKRIAAFHVCDWLVPTTDTVFDRGLPGEGVIDIPGIRAMVEAGGYRGHTEVEILSRRWWAADPDEVLENIKRRHASDC from the coding sequence ATGGGGGTTGCGGGACCGCTCTCCCTCAACACCGTCACGGTGAAGGAGAAGTGGGGGCTGGCGGAGTGCATCGAGGGGTGCGCGCGCCACGGGATCGCCGGCATCTCGCCCTGGCGCGACGTGCTGCAGGCGATGGGGGTGGAGAAGGCGGCGCGGGCGATCCGTGATGCCGGGCTCTCCGTTTCCGGGCTGTGCCGCGGGGGGATGTTCCCGGCGGCCGATGCCGCGGGGCGTGCGGCGGCAATCGAGGACAACCGCCGCGCCATCGCGGAGGCGCATGCCCTCAGCGCCGCCTGCTTGGTGATGGTGTGCGGCGGGCTGCCGGCCGGGTCCAAGGACCTGGACGGGGCGCGCCACATGGTGCGGGACGGGTTGCACGCCATCATGGAAGAGGCGCGCGCGGCGGGCGTGACGATCGCGCTGGAGCCGCTGCACCCCATGACCTGCGCGGACCGTTCCGTGCTCTCCACGCTCGGGCAGGCGCTGGACCTGTGCGACGAACTGGGGGCAGGCAGCGGCGTGGCGCTGGACGTGTACCACGTGTGGTGGGACCCGGCGCTGCGGGCGGGGATCGAGCGCGCGGGCAAGCGGATCGCCGCCTTCCATGTCTGCGACTGGCTGGTGCCGACCACCGACACGGTGTTCGACCGCGGCCTGCCCGGTGAGGGCGTGATCGACATCCCCGGCATCCGCGCGATGGTCGAGGCGGGGGGCTATCGCGGCCATACCGAGGTCGAGATCCTCTCCCGCCGCTGGTGGGCGGCCGATCCGGACGAGGTGCTCGAAAACATCAAGCGGAGACACGCCTCCGACTGTTAG
- a CDS encoding dihydrodipicolinate synthase family protein: MPTLNLPTAGGAIEAYTTGAPGNFAVAKPPYPRVAYAAAHVVADALAEQDPWLDVKVDWDRTIAFRRHLWSLGLGVAEAMDTAQRGMGLDWGGAQELIRRSLDAAKDFPDAVIASGAGTDHLAPSPDVTVDDVIRAYEEQCAAVEGMGGRIILMASRALAKAAKSPDDYVRVYDRVLSSVRQPVVIHWLGEMFDPALEGYWGHHDHMAAMEVALDVIASHADKVDGVKISLLDDQKEVSMRRRLPKGVRMYTGDDFNYAELIAGDAEGHSDALLGIFDPIAPAVGGALAALSRNDLSTFHEILAPTVPLSRHIFKAPTRFYKTGVVFMAWLNGHQDHFVMVGGQQSTRSIQHFAELFRLADKAGLLSDPDRAAARMKSLLATHGVA; this comes from the coding sequence ATGCCGACGCTGAACCTGCCGACGGCCGGCGGCGCGATCGAGGCCTACACCACCGGCGCGCCGGGGAATTTTGCGGTGGCGAAGCCGCCCTATCCGCGCGTGGCCTATGCGGCCGCGCATGTGGTGGCGGATGCGCTGGCGGAGCAGGATCCGTGGCTGGACGTGAAGGTCGATTGGGACCGGACCATCGCCTTCCGCCGGCACCTCTGGTCCCTCGGGCTGGGCGTCGCGGAGGCGATGGACACGGCGCAGCGCGGGATGGGGCTGGACTGGGGCGGGGCGCAGGAGCTGATCCGGCGCTCGCTCGACGCGGCGAAGGACTTTCCGGACGCAGTGATCGCCAGCGGCGCGGGGACGGACCATTTGGCGCCCTCGCCGGACGTGACGGTGGACGACGTGATCCGCGCCTATGAGGAGCAGTGCGCGGCCGTGGAGGGCATGGGCGGGCGCATCATCCTGATGGCGTCGCGCGCGCTGGCGAAGGCGGCGAAGTCGCCGGACGACTACGTGCGGGTGTACGACCGCGTGCTCTCCTCCGTGCGACAGCCCGTGGTCATCCACTGGCTGGGCGAGATGTTCGACCCGGCGCTGGAGGGCTACTGGGGCCACCACGACCACATGGCGGCGATGGAGGTGGCGCTGGACGTCATCGCCTCGCACGCGGACAAGGTGGATGGCGTGAAGATCTCGCTTCTGGACGATCAGAAGGAGGTCTCCATGCGGCGGCGCCTGCCGAAGGGCGTCCGCATGTACACCGGCGACGACTTCAACTACGCGGAGCTGATCGCGGGGGATGCGGAGGGGCATTCGGACGCGCTGCTCGGCATCTTCGATCCGATCGCGCCGGCGGTGGGCGGGGCTCTGGCCGCGCTCTCGCGCAACGACCTCTCGACCTTCCACGAGATCCTGGCGCCGACCGTCCCGCTCTCCCGCCACATCTTCAAGGCGCCGACGCGGTTCTACAAGACGGGCGTGGTGTTCATGGCCTGGCTGAACGGGCACCAGGACCACTTCGTGATGGTGGGCGGGCAGCAGTCCACGCGCTCCATCCAGCACTTCGCGGAGCTGTTCCGGTTGGCGGATAAGGCGGGGCTGCTCTCCGATCCGGATCGCGCGGCGGCGCGCATGAAGTCGCTGCTCGCGACCCACGGGGTGGCGTGA